The sequence TTTTTTTGGCTTGGTTGCTTGTGTTTGTGCTCTGGTATATGCAGCCAAGATCAAGATCGGGATCAATGGTGAGTTCGCATCCTCCGATCTGAGTTGAGATGTATTTGAGTTACGCCGGTCGTGTGGGTTTTTATCGTTTTTTTTTTGTTGGTGCAGGGTTCGGCAGGATCGGAAGGCTGGTGGCCAGGGTGGCTCTGCAGAGTGACGATGTCGAGCTCGTCGCCGTGAACGACCCCTTCATCAGCACCGACTACATGGTATCGCCCCTGGTCTCGCTATCGTTTGATCTGGTTGTCTAGTTACATGGTATAGGCCCCTCGTATCGCTAATTCCTTGATCTGCTACTTAAGTGATTGGCTGAACGTGCTTATTCAATGGTAGTAGATCTTTTTTTTGTCCTTGTTTGATGTGGAACAGCTGCATTATATGAGAATGAAATTATTAGTAAGAGCTTATTCGGTTATTCCTAGGGGCGGATTCAGGATCAAGATCACGCCCCGGGCTGATCTATTTAATCTACTAGAGTTATAATGCATTTTGATCTAAATGTAATCAAGTTATACAGAGATTTATGGATCAGGCCCCGGGCCATGGACCAGGTGGCCCGCCCCTATATCTGCCCCTGGTTATTTCCATCTCAGatggattgaaggggattaaaAAATGATTTTTTTGACCTGCTATAAACTCATCCAATCCCATCAAATTCACATGGATTGGCACTAAGACGAACAAGCCCAAAACGGGGATGCCTAGGTCTGATGTAGATGCCATGTCATACTCTCATGTAGTCATGGTGTAATGGGAACATATTTCGTGCACATAACACCTCCTATTAAACTGAGTAACTGACACACTGTTGTTTCGTATATTTTATAAAAAAAAAACAATCCTCTAGAGCTCTACCACTACACTGAGTATACTCCACTTCTACCATGCTCAGAGGGTGTTTTTGCAAAATATACTGAGCAGCAAGGGACGTCTGAAACATGGCACGATTTTATACGTGCACATGAGCAAGGGACGTTAGATCTGAAACCTGACACAATTTTATACGTGCACCATGTGCGCCAGATGTGTCCTCATTTGTAATTGCTGATTGACTGTAGAAACTCTGAAGTGTTATAATTAGGTTATTGATCTGTGGATGCACGTATCTCGGTATCTGTGCCTTGTTCTGACTGCCATGTGCTTTGGATTATATAGGCCATCTGTTTATTTCTTAGGGAATCCTATGTTAATGTTGTTAAGGTTCAGTCAAATCTCATGATGTGGATTAGATTCTATTTCATTGCTGTTGATGTTATAGTGTATGATGAAGTATCGAAATCTGTATTTTCAACAGATTTTTAATACTCTGAATTCTTATTCctgtactccctccgtcccaaaatatagttctttctagcCCGCTTTTTTGTCCACATTTATTCAAACGATAATGAATATAGACATACATGCAAACTATATTCATATGCTACTTAATGAATGTGTAATTACTAATTAGTCttaaacgaattatattttggaAAGGAGGGAGTATTTGGCAAGTTTTTTTTCCACACCCATAAAACCGGATTTCATTACCAAACCAATGAAATTACAGAGTTTAACAGTTTGGCCACAACGATAAATCAAACATTGTATTTGGCAAGTTGATTAGTCAAATTACACCAATTTGGTCTTCTGTCTTCTATTGTACGATTAATATGGGTTTGACTTTGCTATTGCAGACCTACATGTTCAAGTACGACACTGTACACGGACAGTGGAAGCACCATGAAGTCAAGGTGAAGGACTCCAAAACCCTTCTCTTTGGTGAGAAGGAGGTTGCTGTGTTTGGCTGCAGGTTTGTTACCATGCCTTTCCTAATTTATTTCATACCCAATTAAACCACCATTTGGGGCTAATGACTAATGAGTAATGACCTTGTTTGCAGGAACCCTGAGGAGATCCCGTGGGGTTCGGTTGGTGCTGAATATGTTGTTGAGTCTACTGGTGTTTTCACTGACCAGGAGAAGGCTGCAGCTCACTTGAAGGTATAATCATCTACCTATTGTGTTATTCTATTTCCAGGGTATATACCTTACTAGTCCTAGTGTTATGGAAGAATCTAATGGTTTTCCTGTTGCTTTTACAGGGTGGTGCCAAGAAGGTTGTCATCTCTGCTCCTAGCAAGGATGCCCCCATGTTTGTCGTTGGTGTCAACGAGAAGGAGTACAAGTCTGACATTAACATTGTCTCCAATGCTAGCTGCACAACCAACTGCCTTGCTCCTCTTGCTAAGGTGCTTATGCTGATTTACTGCTGCCATAAATTGCTCTTAGGGATCCTATATCACCTAAAATTGGTTACTTATTTTTGCTGCAGGTCATcaatgacaagttcggtatcgttGAGGGTCTGATGACCACTGTCCATGCCATCACTGGTAAGCTTAGCGAAATTGGTTAAATGTAAAATTTGTTTAGTAATCTGTTTGTTGTCTTTAATGCGGAGAATGTGGATCCTTTCAGCTACCCAGAAGACTGTTGATGGGCCCTCATCTAAGGACTGGAGGGGTGGAAGGGCTGCTAGTTTCAACATCATTCCCAGCAGCACTGGAGCTGCTAAGGTTAGAAACTGGACCTTCCTTTTCCTTGTGCCCTTTTAACAACATGTAATTATGAATTGCCTTCGTGCTTTGCATGGAAAAAATGTGAAATAGTGTATAGTCACAACTCTTCTAAGAAGAGAAATAAGTCAATCTACATCTTTGTCCAAATCACTTACTATGTTTTTCTGTTATATTTTTGTGTGTGTCTTTTAGTTTGTAACAACTACTTGATGTCCTGCAGGCTGTTGGCAAAGTGCTTCCTGTCCTTAACGGAAAGTTGACTGGAATGTCTTTCCGTGTCCCAACCGTCGATGTTTCTGTTGTTGATTTGACTGTTAGGCTTGAAAAGTCAGCAACCTATGATGAGATCAAGGCTGCGGTCAAGTGAGTTAGCTCTGTGGCATTGTGGAGTTGTTGTTTTTTTATTAATTAATTAATGTGCAATAATGTTGTGCCCAGTGCAACTTTCAAATGAGTGTTGAATTGGTTTAGATGGTCATAGCTGATTCTTACAAACATCTTCACAGGGCCGAGGCAGAAGGTAGCCTCAAGGGCATCCTGGGTTACGTTGAGGAGGACCTTGTTTCCACCGATTTCCAGGGTGACAGCAGGTGTGCTATACA is a genomic window of Zea mays cultivar B73 chromosome 5, Zm-B73-REFERENCE-NAM-5.0, whole genome shotgun sequence containing:
- the LOC100037774 gene encoding Glyceraldehyde-3-phosphate dehydrogenase 3, cytosolic (The RefSeq protein has 1 substitution compared to this genomic sequence) — translated: MAKIKIGINGFGRIGRLVARVALQSDDVELVAVNDPFISTDYMTYMFKYDTVHGQWKHHEVKVKDSKTLLFGEKEVAVFGCRNPEEIPWGSVGAEYVVESTGVFTDQEKAAAHLKGGAKKVVISAPSKDAPMFVVGVNEKEYKSDINIVSNACCTTNCLAPLAKVINDKFGIVEGLMTTVHAITATQKTVDGPSSKDWRGGRAASFNIIPSSTGAAKAVGKVLPVLNGKLTGMSFRVPTVDVSVVDLTVRLEKSATYDEIKAAVKAEAEGSLKGILGYVEEDLVSTDFQGDSRSSIFDAKAGIALNGNFVKLVSWYDNEWGYSTRVVDLIRHMNSTN